Genomic DNA from Phyllostomus discolor isolate MPI-MPIP mPhyDis1 chromosome 12, mPhyDis1.pri.v3, whole genome shotgun sequence:
CCCGGCCATCCTCGTCATCTTCCTCATCATCGtcgtcctcctcctcttcctcctcctcctcactgtctGTGCTGCCTCCACTCCTGCCCCCGGAACCAGCCATCAACCACTGTGCTGCGGCAGGGACCGAGTGGGAAggcaccctgtccccacccccagtgcagAAGCCGACAGAGGGTAAAAGGGGTGAGGAGGCGGTGGggacaggccaggccaggccagggccccctgCGCCCAGGATGGCAGGCAGGACGCCAGAGAGTCCCACCCCAGAAGGGGGCGGGCAGCCCTTCACCAGTGCCATGGGCAGGATGGCCCCGCCTAccctcccccacaacccccagaccccagcagcagctgcctcTGACGGAGACACTCCCCACCAATGACAGATCGAGGAACACTCTTGTCACCACTGTGTCCTCAGCTGAGAGCAGCTGCTCTGAAAACACTTCGGATTGCTGACGGACATGCGACTTGAGACAAGGGACAAAGTCCTAGTGAACACAGCGTCCACCCATAGGAGGTGCTGAGCAGATATCGGCCACACACCTCTGTCCACAGTGGGAACGGCTTCATCTGCTCAGCGTTGAGAATAAACTAGAGACTCGGCCCGTGGGGGACTAAGGGGAGCACCCCAAACCCCGAAGGGCAGCTCCCAACCCTCCACTCGCCCACAGCCAGCACCCTGAGGCCAGGGACAAGCTGGGGCCACTCCCCGACACGTGCTCACCGTCGCCCTGGACAGCGAGGAAGCATGGCAGTGACCCGCAGagtgcccagcccagggaagTGGCAGGGACACCGCAATGACAGACCTGCGTGCGGGACACCAGAGCTGCGGACAAGTCCACTCGagtcaaaatggaaaaaagagccctggctggcgtagctcaatggattgagtgcaggctacgaaccaaagtattgcatgttcgattcccagtcagggcacatgcctgggttgcagaccatgccccccaacaaccacacattgatgtttctctctctctttctccccgccttccctctctgaaaataaataaataaaatcttaaaaaaaaaaaaaaagattttgtttgtatctaaaaaaaaaaagacggaaaagaaaaacaaaaccgaAACACTCAGGAGCGAGTGCAACAGAAGCAGCATGCACTGTGAAGACGCCACAGCACTCCCAACGACGGGAGAGCCCTCCGCTCCCGGGAGACCCCACACTCGGGCCCTGGACAGCCAGCACAGCCTGAACCCAGCGGCAGGCCCCGCACCACCCCGTGTCCAATACCCCACAACAGAGCAGCGAGGCGGCACCAGGTGGGTGGACCGAGAGGACAGCAGCTGTCGCGAGCACACTGTCCAAGGGCAGCCGATGGGCCGGGCCTGGGGCGGTTGAACCCTAACCCCCATAAGAGAGTAGAACTGCACCCTGCCCGCCGCTCAGAACAGATCAGACCTGCACAAGAGGGCTCCCACTACACACTCTCAGGAAGTCCCCGGTGAACCACGGCCCTGGGCTGCGCTGGTCCCACAGGGGCACAcccaccccaggcagggcctCACACACGCAGGAGCCACAACCTGCCCACAGAGCAAGAGGTCCGGGCAGCACCGGTGGGGGCCCAGGGCCGCCTGATGCTCTGCACGCGGCTGCACACTCGGGACACCTCCACTCGCCCGTGTGTTCCTCACATGCCCACGAAAAAGGTAAGACGCTCTGATCCTCCCATCAGAAACCCTGGGGGCAGAGGCTCGGTGGCAGGCACCCAGTTGTCTGCATGGCAACCTTGTTGGCACAGCCCCCGGCAGCCAGGCCAGCCGGCATGCAGGAAGATCACTTCACGCTGGCACCGAGAGCCAGTCGCAGCTCACGGACATGGGGCTGCGCGGAAGGGACCGCCGGCATCCTACTGAAATGAGGAGAGACACCGCGGGGCCAGTGTGCGGCCTCTGCGAAAACACAGGCATGACAGCGAACCGGCTGAGGACGATGCACCTGGATCAAGCCACACCTGAGGGCCCCTGGTGCTCCCGACACACACCAGCTGCCACCCTATTCCTGCAGGGGCCTCACCCAGCAGAACCAGGTTTCCACCACTCAGAACTCAAAGGGCCTCAGCCAACACACATGCCCCAGCCCCCCGAGAGCTTCCTGCACTTGGGCCAACAGGAACTGTTCCCCGTGTGCCATGCAGCCCCTCCCCCGAGCCAGAGCCTGGCAGAGGAGGCAGCAGCGACTCACCTCGCGCTCACGGGCGGGCCCAGGCGGGCGCCCCTGGCCAGCTGGCGGCCCTGCCAGGCGCTGTCCTCCTCGTCGGactccccagagccctggccttcctcctcctcctcctcatcgtCATCAAACTGCTGGATCCGGTCCTTGTAGCAAATCTCCAGCAGGTTGGCAttgggctgcaggggcaggggcgggagggtgAGTGGGCAGGCGGCAGTGCCCACAGCCCCTGCCACCAGGGGACAGGGCAGCACTCACGTTCTCATCGTCGGCGTTGAGGGAGAAGGTGATGTTGGCGGTCTTGTCAAAAGGTGCGCTGGGGGAGAAGCGGGGCACTGAGGGCGGCGTGGGCCAGGATGGCCCAGGCAGGCTGCCCCCCACTGCTCTGCTGACTCCCCCACTTGCCACCACCTCTCTGCACCCCACACCCACACTTCCCATGCTTTGTGGAGACTACCGGGCCGAGGGCCCACCCTCCCGTCCAGCCCTGGACAGAGGCGCCCGAGGGGACTGTGTGGAGCTGGAACCCCGTCTCAGCTGTCCCCTCcggcctctccctgggccccacccatgGGGTGCCCTGGCCTCCACCCTAAGGGGCCAGCCGGACCTTTGCCTGCTGCCCCACCAGCTGCCTCAGGGCATCACGGGCTCATTTTCTCAAAAGTGATCTCTTCCACTCAGAGGGCACAGGGTCCATGGCGCCACTCACGGGCACTCCCCTCAGGGCCCCACAGGGCAGGTTCTGCTCAGAAACCCCGGCCCCTCAGTCCTCAGTGCACACGGGAGACCAGACCCACACGGGGGACCTGTCCCGAGACGGGCTGACAGTGGCAGAACCAGGCTCAGAAAGGGGGCccctgggcaggggggtgggTAGTGAAGAAGCCACTCAGCGCCCTCCAGGTGCCACAGCAGCCGCCCCACCCGGCCGGCATCCACTATGCTCGTTTGCAGGCCGCCTGCCCCTTCGCTGTCCACCTGGTGCTGTCACAGAGATGCCTGTGTCATTTACAAAGTGCTACtcaattttgttctattttcccTGTGAAAGCAACAGATGCCCATGACAGGAAATGATAAACAAAGACATTCGTCACCACTTCATTAAAACACTGACACAGCTAACACAGACGAGCAGAACTGGTCACTGAGAAAGGAATCTCACTGCCCCAGGGCCTCTGGAGCGAGGACAGGAGGCCTGGCCTCTGGGCCCACCCAGCCCACATGCTGCCAGTGACGCAGGGTGGACAAGGCCCCTGGGTCATGTGGGGGGGCGAGGGATGAGGCTGGGCCCACAGCACGCAGCTGCGCAGAGGGGCGCACTCACTTCAcactctcctcctgctccccgaACTCTTCATCGTTGAAGCCGAAGTGGTCGATGAAGGCTGAGGTCATGCGCTGCACCTGGAAGTCCACAAAGGCCTGCGGGGGCCAGCCGGGGTGGGCGGTGGTCAGGGCAGGCGGAGCAggacagggcagggtgggggtgggggggcaggaccCTGCAGCCCACGGCCCACCTGCTGCAGCACGGCCTCCTCGGGGAAGCTGAACTCCTTGAGTCGGTCGTCCTCGTCGTCGCTGGAGGAGTGCAGGTGGTGGGTGTTCACCTACCGGGGAGGGAGGCGGCATGAGGGGCCATGGCTGTGGGGGCGGCTGTGGGGGCCAGGAGGCTGGGActgcaggggcagcaggggcctcACCAGGTCCACCATGTTCTTCTTGTTGGTCTCAGCCAGGGGTCCCACCACAAAGGCCTCCCACTGCTCCTGCTGCTCAGCTGGCAGTTCTGCTCGGGGCAGGGACGAGGACGGGAGTGGGACTCGGCCCTCAGCCCCCAGGACCCCTGCCTCCGGGGAGCGCCCGCCTCACCCTTCAGCAGCTGCCTCAGCTGCTCTGAGTTGGGCCCCTTCTCCGTGTTCTGCACCAGGGCGTTGGCCATTCTCGTCAGGTGGCCCATGTAGCCCTTCCGAGGGCCCCCTGCGGACCTGGGTGAGGGCGGACCAAGGATGGACTCAGGCCGCCTGAGCCCACCTCCTGCCACCCGACCCCGGCCCAGAAGGAAGGACACTCACTGCACACGGTCATTCTCCTCCCAGGACGTCAGGATGCGCTCCACCAGCCggccctgcagcagcagctgtgggaggggccagCCAGGGTCACGGGCCAGCCCCACTCTCCAgcgagggaggggcaggggcacggCCTGGTCTCTACGCAGGTGTGCCACACCCCTGCCAACAGTCTGCACACGTGCATTGCCCTGGCACCCCGCACTGCTCCCTGAGGAACACCCTCCGCCTGTCCAGTCCCCCTCAGTCCACATGACACAAGCCCCCGCTGAGCTGCTCCTTCCTGAGCCCCGCGCTACTCCCAATGCAGCAGCCCCGTAGGCCTCAGCCACTGCCACCCTGGGAGGGCCTTTCCCTAATACCCACTGCCTCCCCGAATGCCACCCTGAGTTTCCCAGAAAGGACCTAAGGACAAGTCCAACCCCCAGGACGTGAAGTCCCTCACCAAGTCCTGGCTCTAGGACATACCAGGAAGACAGGGGGCAGAGCCCACCCTAGGGAACTGAGGGGGTACCCAGGAGCCCCAGCTCACGTGTTTCACGACAGGATTTGCGTCAGGCGTCTCGAGGCTGCTGTCAGAAGGGGGCCCGGTGCTCAGCATGGTGCTCACACACACCTCCACTTGAGTGTGCAGGAAGTTGTTGAACACGTAGTGGAAGAAGAGGTCCTGGAAACAGGGTGCAGGCTCGCACAGAGAAGCCCGAGAGGCCCAGTCACTGTCCTACCCGCCCCCGCCACATTcctgtgcccctgccctgccccctgccctgccccaccccctccccgtccccctgcccacccccgcaCCAGCATGGTGTTGGGCACATCCAGCGCCAGGAGCTCCTGGGTCAGGGCCGCATCATTGGCACTCAGGGCGCTGGCCAACAGCTTGACCACATGCAGCCGCGTGTTGCCCAGCGGCGGGGCCAGGGTGCCCCACGTCGTGCAAAGTGGCTCTAGCTACAAACACAGAGGAGGCTCAATTCCTGGCCTGCTGCCTGGGACCAAGGTGCAACCTTCCCAGCCACCCCGCCCCAACCTGCCCAACTCACCTCTGGGGGCTCGAGCAGGAGCTCATGGAAGCGGCTGAGCCGAGGGCGCAGGGCGTGCAGGGCACCCACGCAGGACACGGCGCTGTCCAGGGTGGCCTGGGCCAGGAGCTCTAGCTGCCCATCCACGGTGCTAAAGAAGTTGTTCACAATCACAGACTCGGACCTGCAGAGGAGACAGGGCGGGGGGCAGAGTGAGCCCGTCCAGGTGGCCTGGCTCGAGGTTGGAGCACGTCTGCAGAGGAGTGCGAAGCTTCCACCAGCCGGGTCGACTGGGGAGGGACCCAGGCAGGCCAGGCTAGAAGTCCTGGTACATCTTAGGCAGGTGGCTTAAGGGACCCTGGATGCCAATGACCAGCTGGAAGCTATGGGCAGTTAACTTGGCCTGTTTCCTCCACTGTCAGGTGAGAATAGGAGGACTCCTCTGCAGCACCACAGTGACCACTGTGAGGTGGACACCACATGTGGAGGCCATGTCCTGTGACCTCCACCCCAACCAGGAGGCCATGTCCCCAGGGAGCAGCAGAGCCGCCCAGGAGGCTGGCCCTCACCGTGgcctcctgggctccagcagggTCAGCAGCACCTGGATTCCACTGACAAGGACAGACGGGCTCAGCTCCCCCTCCAGCATGTTGCTCAGGAGCTGCTCAATCGTCTCCTGCCTGGGGCAAGAGGGAACCACGGTGAAGGGCCTGGGACCCTGGCCCCAGGATGGCTCCCCTCCCTGGACCGGGGCACAGCCGGAAAACCCACTTCTCCAGGGTGGCCAGCAGCTGGTCGGGCTCCGGGCTGTCCTGCACTTGGATCATCTGCTCCCGGCTCAGGCGGATGATGTCGCACAGGGACTGGGATGCGTTGGAATGTTGCTATGGAGGCGGAGAGAGCACTGagggcccagcccagccaccGGACCCTCCATGGCCTCGCGTTGGGACCCCCATGAGTTGACCGCCTGACCCCAGCccttggggacagggagagaatgacacaaacacagggacacAAGTGCCAAGGGAGGAAGCTCAAGGTACCAAACACTGATGGGGAGAGACAGCAGAAAGGGAAaccaaggaaggcttcctggaaaaGGAGACAAAGCAACACACAGAAACCGGCACCATTCGCAGTAGCCAAAGAAGGGATGTCTACCACTAGCGAACGGTGAGCAGCCGTGGTCGGCCCACAGCAGAACATCCATTGGCCTTAGACAAGGCCGGGCGCCAACGAGCCGTAACACAGGTGCATGCAGAGCACAGTGCTGGGGCAGTGAGGCCAGCATGGACCATGTGCTGTGGGGCTCCATGTTCACAGGACACCCAGGGGAGgcaaacccagacacagcagacCGGTGgcggctgctggggctggggtaTCATGAGTGGAGTGGACGTGACAGCTCATGGGCTCAGGGTTTCCCTTTTGAAGCAATGAGACACACCCCCAGCTAACACGTGGGCGGCTGCAGGGAATGTGCTAGAAGCCACTGAATCCCACAGTGCAAACGAATGGGCCGTGCAGTGCACGACTTACCCTCAGTTAAGCTGCTACCAACAAGAAAAGCAAGAGTCCAGCATGACCAGAGCACCGGGTCTAACCCCACAGGACCCACAGGCACACCCGGCACCCACAGGCTCACAGTGGGCACCCGCATCCCCCTGCACCAAGGCCTGGATGCTCCCACCCTCCCGGGATGGGCGCTGGCTGGGCCCTAAGTTCGGACTACCTGCATGTGTGGGCAGGGATGAACTGAGGCCCCGCGAgctgctggtgaggatggggcCTCCAGGTGTTCTCTGAAGGATAAGCAGGGCTCACCCAGGCACAGAGCCTGGAGTCCGAGGACCCAGACCTGAACCCCGCACGCAGGGGGATGGGCTGGCTCCCGGGCTGCAGTGGCAAGTCCCACGTGTGTGAAGCCCCTTCTCTGCTCTGCCACTGCCTCCGTGAGGGCAAGGGCACCCACTCGATCCCGGAGCTTCCTTTTCTCACCGACCCCGCTCTGAGAGGAGGCTTCATGCCTGGGACACTCACATTGTCATCCTTGGATGGGTGGATCTGCTCGATGAGCCGTTGGACAATCTTCTCCTCATTGAGCCACTTGGGGTGGGAAAGAAAGCGCGGCATCACGCACTGACTGGCCTGCAGGCCCCACCCCTCCagggcccacccctgccccccagctcacGTTGACCACTTCCTGCCGCAGCTGGGGCCGCTCCACGCAGGTGAGGAGGCGCAACAGCAGGTCCATGATGGCCGAGGTGCCAATGTGCTGCAGCAGCAGGTCCACGAAGTCCTCCTTCTTCCGCAGGAAGGACACAAGCTGGGGGCGGGGACATGTCAGACGATGGTCCCAGGTGCCTACCCCCTCAGCAGCCTCGGCCTCAGGACGGCGGGTACCTGGTCCGTCTTGCGGTTGATGAGGATGCCCATGACCTTGCTGAAGAAGCTGGCCAGCAGCGGGTTGAGGCAGCCACTGCTCTGCAGGAAGCCGTAGAGGCGGTTCAGCAGGGACTCGTCTGCACCCAGAGCGTCGTTGATCTGGGGCACGTCTGCTGTCAGGATCTCGCAGGCCACACTGGGGTacctgggaggggcaggcaggcgggTGGCTGTCACATCCAGAGGGAGAGGCAAacgtggggggggggagtggaagCATTCTCACCTCCTGTCAAAACCACCCCAGTGGAGGTGACAGCAGCGTCCTCCCCCGACTACCCACTCCCGAGCCTGCCACCTCCTGGACATCTGCCTGCCAGTGCCCacggccctgcccctgccaccatCAGAGCTGAGCTTCCCCTACGCAGTCTGCCAAGGTTACCTCTCTGaaccccaccctcacctctcccttccttccccaccccgcccagcaGGCCACCCAGGCCTGGGTGAGCATGACCTGCTTGAGGTGCCCTGTGAAATGCAGGGGCCTGTGTGCCTCCTCTCTCTGGTTCCTTGGAGCAGGGCAGGGACCCCAGGGGCTGGGATGGCATGGGTGTCAACATGGAGGTTTCCTCAGCATCTCCCCACTCCTGTGAGCCACAGCCCAGTCGCTCCTGTGGCCACCGGACACGCTCAAGGGAGCGGGGGTGGCGGGAGAGGGACAGTGGACAGAGGCCCAAGCAGAGGGGGAAAAGACACACTTGGGAGCAGGCGTCTGAGGGACAGCTGGACACCAGAAGGCAGAGTGGACTCTGTGGACCCTGCCCGGGGCCCTGCAACCACCTCCCTGAAGCCCCACTTCACAAAGGGCAAGCTGAGGGGCAGCTCTCACCCACGCACCACCTGGCTCAAAAAAcacacagccagggcagggcgaggcaggctgggcagagggcagcGCCAGGGAACTGGGAGGAGGGACCGGAAGAGAGCCCACCGCTGGCATGGGCTGTGCAGGACCCCGGAAGGGCAGAGGAGCCCAGGCCAGACCCAAGTCTGCAGTTATGGCAATGGTCCCAACTGCGCCCCCAACAGGGTGCTGCTGGCTGGCCCAGGGTGCTGCTGGCTGGCCCCCAGCACACCCCAGGGCTCCAAGTCCCCACGAAGTGACTGGGGCGGGTGGAGAGGAGTAGGGGGGCGTTCAGGAGGGGACGGTGGCCACCAGGGCCCATGTCAACCTGGCTCACAGCCatgccctgggctccagcaccacgCTGGGCACCACAGGAACTCTGATCCAAAAAGGGAAACATACAAGGGAATGACAGGCAGAACGGCGCTGTCTGGTGTTTGAGAGCTTGCTTTAAACCAACGCAGGGCCTGCGGGCTGTCCAGGGCAGTCCCCCTGGTTGCAACACTGTGTTGCCTTCTGCAGAATGTCCCCATGGGGCGGGTTGGGGGCAGTCAGTGTACGGGGAACTCTGCATTCCCTCTCACAGTTACACAGGACTCCACAGTCACCGCGACCAAAACCCGATGGAAAAACCACCAGGAGGAagaagatggggtgggggtgggagccacCGAAATGAGACTGGCCAGACACTGCTCCCCAGGGGCCTCCTCATCCTGCACTGGAGGCCGTCCACAACCCCCCAACAAAAAGGCATTCCAGTACTGCTGTGCATGCTCCGGGCACCGGCCTCCCCACCTCGGCTCCCTGTCCCCGCCGGGAGCCCCTGGGacaggatgggggcagggggggcgggaGGTGAGGGAGATGGGGGCTTACTTGTAGCGCAGCCGCTCCTCGCCACTGGCCGGCGGCTCCTGGGTGACCCAGGCCACCATGGCCTGCAGGTGCGGTGGCCGCAGCAAGAAGTCCAGCAGCTTACGGTTGACGACCTTGCACTCCTGCAGGACGTCCTCCTCATCCAGCAGCTCGGGCAGGCTCAGGTCCTCCCGCTCCAGCAGCGTGTCCAGGTGCGAGCTCGTGTGCAGGTCAAACTTCCAAAACATGgcgccctgggggcaggggcggtcATATGCTGAGCCCCGCTGGCCAGCTGGCCCAGCTAGCTCACCAGACCCAGCGTCCACTCAACCCCCTCTCGTCCAGAGCCCTGAGGCCCAGGGGGCCACTCCACACCTGAGGCCAACTGTCCTGCCCAACCCTCGGCCCCCAGGGCCCTCAAGGCAGAGCCCTGATGCTGTGCATGGAGCGACCACAGCTCCACCCACAAGGGCCTGCGCCCATTGTCCCCTGTCTGGCAGGGacccctggggcagggccagagctGTGCTCATCCTGGAACCCCTGTTGTTGGGCTCGCCTCAAGCTGCACTTGCGGAGCCAATGCAAGGGCCCTGTGACAGCTGGCACTCGGCCACCGTCCAGCCTGACGGACAGCATGTGGTagagggtttgggggtgggggtgggcagagggaagtCTGTGCCATTGCCTggatgccacacacacacacatacacacacacacacaccccctcctcccacccactgcccaggacagggaagagggaaatggggagcGGGGAGCCCTGAGAACAGCCACAGACAGGCCCAAAGGAAGCAGGACAGATGGGGTAACTGGCTCAGCAAAGAGGACAggccagctcccagcccctggaggATGGTGCCCTGGTTCTGCCCCTGCGTGCCTGGCTGTGGCCCGGCCCACCTGGCACAGGTAGCTGATGACGTCAGGCATTAGGAGCATCTCCTGTGGAGTGCTCTCCAGGTGCTAGGCTGGCCCAAGCTCCTGCTGCACAGGGACTCAGCCGCCTGGGGGGGAGCCTGGAGGCCCCTCAGTCCAGACCAGCGGCCGTAGACCATCCTAAGCTCGCAGCCAGGCTCCATGCCACTGTCCTCCCTCTGGGCATCCACCACGTCCCAGGCACTGTCCCCGAGACCCCATCAGAGAGGCTGTTGTCACTCCATCACACGGTGGGCAACTCAGGTTGGGGGcttgcagcccagcccaggcactGACTAAAGGTCACACCTTTCACCTGCCTCATGAGGTCCACCTGCAATGGACAACCAAGAGGCCAGGATACCCCTTCCTGGGTACCCCCAGACCCACAGATGCCAGTGCTTCTCCTACAACGCCCTCCAAGTCAGCTCGGCCCCACAATACCCTGGCCATGGACAGAGCACCAGCATAAGGAGAATAAGGCTCTGGATGCAGCTGGGCTGAACCAGGGTGGAGCCAGTATGCACAAGGGACCACCTTCTAGGCCTCTGTCCATTCAAGGCATGGCTACACCCAGCTCTCCTGTCCAGCCTCCACAGCAGCCTTGGTGGCCTCAGCCATCCAGGGACCTCCTGACTGAGACCAGGGACAAGTGGCTCTACATCCACCACAACCCTGACGACGGGACTCGATGGGACTCGTGTCTGCTCCTCAGCCCTGGCCGACCACACCCAGAGGCGCAGGGGCCAACCAGCCTCGAGGCCGCCCTTTACCCCGCCCCACACAGGCCACtcttctgaaacaccaatctgagTGTCTTGTGACGGTTTCGGGCCCAAAGCCCGCCGCTGGCCCCTCCAGTCTCCACGTTCAAAGCACcaagggccccccccccccacccccctctgtcCACCATGTCCTGGTGACGTATCCCAACCTGCCCTGCACCACCGCCATCCCAGTGACAATGCACGTGCACCACTCACGCCCCAGCTGGAGGTCGGAGCTGTGGGACCCTCCTCAGCAGGCTGCTGTTGGCACCCGGGCACCTCGGTGGGCACAGGACCTGGCACGAAAACCTGAGCTGGGGGGGTGGGACCAGAATCAGCTCAAGGGGCAGCTGTCACCTGGGGCCACAAGAAGCAAGGACCGTGACGTGGTTTCACCTCCTGTTTCTATGTCGGAGACTTTTGGGTAGGAATAGGGGGGCCAGAGAAGCCAAAAGGCCGCCTGAGCAGAGGCAGCGGAGCGAAGCCAAGCCAAGCGAAGCAGGCACAAGGACCCTGCGCAGGAAGGTTCTACGCAGACAGACAGCAGCCGAGTGGtttccaggagctgggggaggtgaCTGCTAACAGGTATAGTGGGGTTTCCCTTTGGGGAAGGGTGTTCAGAAAAAGCCTCCCAGAACATTCTGAAGTCAGTGACACACACGTGCACCTGCCAGTCACACCTCCACAAAAATCCCACTGTGGTGACGGCTGCACGGCGCTGGCTGTACCAGAAGCCGCTGAACCCTGCACTATAAATGGGTGAATCGTAAGGTGTATGAATTACATCGCCACAAAAACCgttaccaaaacaaacaaacccagagcTGCCCAGTACGCCTGCCGTGCCGTGCCAGGCCAGGCCGAGCTTCCCATCCCAGACACCCGTGCTG
This window encodes:
- the PPP6R1 gene encoding serine/threonine-protein phosphatase 6 regulatory subunit 1 isoform X5, with the protein product MFWKFDLHTSSHLDTLLEREDLSLPELLDEEDVLQECKVVNRKLLDFLLRPPHLQAMVAWVTQEPPASGEERLRYKYPSVACEILTADVPQINDALGADESLLNRLYGFLQSSGCLNPLLASFFSKVMGILINRKTDQLVSFLRKKEDFVDLLLQHIGTSAIMDLLLRLLTCVERPQLRQEVVNWLNEEKIVQRLIEQIHPSKDDNQHSNASQSLCDIIRLSREQMIQVQDSPEPDQLLATLEKQETIEQLLSNMLEGELSPSVLVSGIQVLLTLLEPRRPRSESVIVNNFFSTVDGQLELLAQATLDSAVSCVGALHALRPRLSRFHELLLEPPELEPLCTTWGTLAPPLGNTRLHVVKLLASALSANDAALTQELLALDVPNTMLDLFFHYVFNNFLHTQVEVCVSTMLSTGPPSDSSLETPDANPVVKHLLLQGRLVERILTSWEENDRVQSAGGPRKGYMGHLTRMANALVQNTEKGPNSEQLRQLLKAELPAEQQEQWEAFVVGPLAETNKKNMVDLVNTHHLHSSSDDEDDRLKEFSFPEEAVLQQAFVDFQVQRMTSAFIDHFGFNDEEFGEQEESVNAPFDKTANITFSLNADDENPNANLLEICYKDRIQQFDDDEEEEEEGQGSGESDEEDSAWQGRQLARGARLGPPVSARSGGSTDSEEEEEEEEDDDDEEDDEDGRVAQDEATPSHPSPNPQPPGPSWTPTFDPVPTDALTGPQDSREKEPCSGPLALQGPLSIPAPSPAGPVAPSPLQLRSQDPAPPSAPQEASNGSKVAEPSAPCQALVSVGDLPATLRGMSSAPSSLDSATRDPATSVPAPGPPQPFQTTEGEKSPKPSGLPESQR
- the PPP6R1 gene encoding serine/threonine-protein phosphatase 6 regulatory subunit 1 isoform X1 yields the protein MFWKFDLHTSSHLDTLLEREDLSLPELLDEEDVLQECKVVNRKLLDFLLRPPHLQAMVAWVTQEPPASGEERLRYKYPSVACEILTADVPQINDALGADESLLNRLYGFLQSSGCLNPLLASFFSKVMGILINRKTDQLVSFLRKKEDFVDLLLQHIGTSAIMDLLLRLLTCVERPQLRQEVVNWLNEEKIVQRLIEQIHPSKDDNQHSNASQSLCDIIRLSREQMIQVQDSPEPDQLLATLEKQETIEQLLSNMLEGELSPSVLVSGIQVLLTLLEPRRPRSESVIVNNFFSTVDGQLELLAQATLDSAVSCVGALHALRPRLSRFHELLLEPPELEPLCTTWGTLAPPLGNTRLHVVKLLASALSANDAALTQELLALDVPNTMLDLFFHYVFNNFLHTQVEVCVSTMLSTGPPSDSSLETPDANPVVKHLLLQGRLVERILTSWEENDRVQSAGGPRKGYMGHLTRMANALVQNTEKGPNSEQLRQLLKAELPAEQQEQWEAFVVGPLAETNKKNMVDLVNTHHLHSSSDDEDDRLKEFSFPEEAVLQQAFVDFQVQRMTSAFIDHFGFNDEEFGEQEESVNAPFDKTANITFSLNADDENPNANLLEICYKDRIQQFDDDEEEEEEGQGSGESDEEDSAWQGRQLARGARLGPPVSARSGGSTDSEEEEEEEEDDDDEEDDEDGRVAQDEATPSHPSPNPQPPGPSWTPTFDPVPTDALTGPQDSREKEPCSGPLALQGPLSIPAPSPAGPVAPSPLQLRSQDPAPPSAPQEASNGSKVAEPSAPCQALVSVGDLPATLRGMSSAPSSLDSATRDPATSVPAPGPPQPFQTTEGEKSPKPSGLPESQSAQALQPPPMPSSSAQGGPVSPGS
- the PPP6R1 gene encoding serine/threonine-protein phosphatase 6 regulatory subunit 1 isoform X3; translated protein: MFWKFDLHTSSHLDTLLEREDLSLPELLDEEDVLQECKVVNRKLLDFLLRPPHLQAMVAWVTQEPPASGEERLRYKYPSVACEILTADVPQINDALGADESLLNRLYGFLQSSGCLNPLLASFFSKVMGILINRKTDQLVSFLRKKEDFVDLLLQHIGTSAIMDLLLRLLTCVERPQLRQEVVNWLNEEKIVQRLIEQIHPSKDDNQHSNASQSLCDIIRLSREQMIQVQDSPEPDQLLATLEKQETIEQLLSNMLEGELSPSVLVSGIQVLLTLLEPRRPRSESVIVNNFFSTVDGQLELLAQATLDSAVSCVGALHALRPRLSRFHELLLEPPELEPLCTTWGTLAPPLGNTRLHVVKLLASALSANDAALTQELLALDVPNTMLDLFFHYVFNNFLHTQVEVCVSTMLSTGPPSDSSLETPDANPVVKHLLLQGRLVERILTSWEENDRVQSAGGPRKGYMGHLTRMANALVQNTEKGPNSEQLRQLLKELPAEQQEQWEAFVVGPLAETNKKNMVDLVNTHHLHSSSDDEDDRLKEFSFPEEAVLQQAFVDFQVQRMTSAFIDHFGFNDEEFGEQEESVNAPFDKTANITFSLNADDENPNANLLEICYKDRIQQFDDDEEEEEEGQGSGESDEEDSAWQGRQLARGARLGPPVSARSGGSTDSEEEEEEEEDDDDEEDDEDGRVAQDEATPSHPSPNPQPPGPSWTPTFDPVPTDALTGPQDSREKEPCSGPLALQGPLSIPAPSPAGPVAPSPLQLRSQDPAPPSAPQEASNGSKVAEPSAPCQALVSVGDLPATLRGMSSAPSSLDSATRDPATSVPAPGPPQPFQTTEGEKSPKPSGLPESQSAQALQPPPMPSSSAQGGPVSPGS